Proteins encoded in a region of the Anabaena sp. PCC 7108 genome:
- a CDS encoding GNAT family N-acetyltransferase, whose protein sequence is MSKNFHETIPTIDFEEKQEENKSPLLLPNEAKVITIIYIRLNGKEIGISECVFFNENPGRWHIRHIEIIKDFRWKKYGYGKKLLEETCKRQWSKNPVTITLDPVSQDPNITKEELVKAYQSCGFIQTGPGTRMRRYPPQ, encoded by the coding sequence ATGTCTAAAAATTTTCATGAGACAATTCCAACAATTGATTTTGAAGAAAAACAAGAGGAAAATAAATCACCTCTTCTTTTACCCAATGAAGCTAAAGTTATTACAATAATTTATATACGTCTGAATGGAAAAGAAATAGGCATTAGCGAATGCGTTTTTTTCAATGAAAATCCAGGTCGTTGGCATATACGTCATATAGAAATAATAAAAGATTTTAGATGGAAAAAATATGGTTATGGTAAAAAACTGTTAGAAGAAACTTGTAAACGTCAATGGTCAAAAAATCCCGTCACAATCACTCTAGATCCTGTTTCTCAAGACCCAAATATTACAAAAGAAGAGCTTGTGAAAGCTTATCAAAGTTGTGGTTTCATTCAAACTGGCCCTGGAACGAGGATGCGGCGATATCCTCCTCAATAA
- a CDS encoding ATP-binding protein, translated as MKLTDWPALANQNTAIVAVEYHTPDRMQILEQYYHWGEEQSLSVFLWNPGYCELQQLIQHQGQYILQSTDRGNNKDILQYLLSDYQPGIYLLEGVLQEDNGSQISQKLSYQLLNAYHQALWSQQDNYWVLLETYVQLPLELQPFIPVLSNPLPNQQQVELIVQQFFDCCSHSTLANGYPYSKTNSTNQALQLLIRACQGLPVGEINLLLKQCLGFADQLEDIAQLVLNHKVNKLKGRGLEYIAQPDIPSSAGLDLLATRLETITCLLQPEAQTYNLQFPTGMLLWGPPGTGKSLSAKLAAKKMGLPLLAANWGVLLGSPHPDRALKEFIALVTSLAPCVLYWDDFDKGFAGWDSNADGGVARRLSAGLLTWMQEHQEPVYTIATINRLEMLPAELVRRFDDVFFVDLPHEGARYEVFNLHLAKYFSLFLGNDSPWSDEQWRRLLAEYRICTPAEIGNAVRRCAENAFAQGRPGQIEFEDLLQQRSQFTPAMERESEQMQAIRNQAIYAQPVSSQDVSRFAYQHRELFE; from the coding sequence ATGAAGTTGACAGACTGGCCTGCTTTAGCTAACCAAAATACGGCAATTGTGGCTGTGGAATATCATACGCCTGACAGAATGCAGATTTTAGAGCAGTATTACCATTGGGGTGAGGAGCAATCTTTGTCAGTCTTTCTCTGGAATCCCGGTTACTGCGAACTACAACAATTAATTCAGCATCAAGGTCAGTACATCTTACAGTCAACTGATAGGGGTAACAATAAGGATATTCTTCAGTATCTTTTGTCAGACTATCAACCAGGTATTTATTTGTTGGAGGGAGTGTTACAGGAAGATAATGGTAGCCAAATTAGTCAAAAACTTAGCTATCAATTACTGAATGCTTATCATCAAGCCTTGTGGAGTCAGCAAGATAATTATTGGGTATTACTAGAAACTTACGTTCAACTACCTCTAGAATTACAGCCTTTTATTCCTGTACTGTCTAATCCATTGCCAAACCAACAGCAGGTAGAACTGATTGTACAGCAGTTTTTTGATTGTTGTTCGCACTCGACTTTAGCCAATGGCTATCCTTACTCAAAAACAAATTCAACCAACCAAGCACTGCAATTGCTAATTCGTGCCTGTCAGGGGTTGCCTGTAGGCGAGATAAATTTGCTACTGAAACAATGTTTAGGTTTTGCAGATCAACTTGAGGATATCGCCCAATTAGTTCTTAATCATAAAGTTAACAAATTAAAGGGACGGGGTTTAGAGTACATTGCTCAACCGGATATCCCTTCATCTGCGGGGTTAGATTTATTGGCAACAAGGTTGGAGACTATTACCTGTTTGCTGCAACCAGAAGCACAAACATATAATTTGCAGTTTCCCACAGGAATGTTGTTATGGGGACCACCAGGAACAGGTAAAAGTTTATCTGCCAAGTTAGCAGCCAAGAAAATGGGCTTGCCACTGTTAGCCGCTAATTGGGGTGTACTATTGGGTAGTCCTCATCCTGACCGAGCTTTAAAGGAATTTATTGCTTTGGTAACATCCCTTGCTCCCTGTGTTCTCTACTGGGATGATTTTGATAAGGGTTTTGCTGGCTGGGACTCGAATGCAGATGGAGGTGTTGCCCGGCGGTTGTCTGCGGGATTGTTAACTTGGATGCAGGAACACCAAGAACCTGTTTATACGATTGCCACTATCAACCGTCTAGAAATGCTACCTGCGGAATTAGTCCGTCGTTTTGATGATGTGTTTTTTGTAGATTTACCCCATGAGGGGGCAAGATACGAAGTTTTCAATTTACATTTAGCTAAGTATTTTTCACTTTTTCTAGGTAATGATTCACCTTGGAGTGATGAGCAATGGCGGAGGCTGTTGGCTGAGTATAGAATTTGCACTCCAGCCGAAATTGGTAATGCTGTCCGTCGTTGTGCTGAGAATGCTTTTGCTCAAGGTAGACCGGGGCAAATTGAGTTTGAGGATTTGCTACAACAGCGATCGCAATTTACTCCGGCAATGGAACGAGAATCAGAACAGATGCAAGCGATTCGCAATCAGGCTATTTATGCTCAACCTGTGTCGAGTCA
- a CDS encoding ATP-binding protein, whose product MQEIQEFNQQLVKQRRSSSILIGILLASGFIASVPMFSDSIKHEETLYCNVKSSCRPSKIKRGISFLVDRERRNQLFDNNINVVKILPPEDDKAVSYGLAASLFLLSAYGVSKALTDSQEKSIHSQFKLLKIKALETDIIEQNHIDIFQFSKQGQAEVAKQSIAREVQKAIQKEKSEGELQLDYFNGQLQGQLSLKGHQLQLSELDKETAKNNLETLETQRKIDKLNKPVQDAKTPTPNEELKNSLTEVLKGHEDGWLWTVIKAAKPLWIIGEQGTGKTNTSVAIALIRKYCLNIPVYRIADRHLNGANSKVWKLLEAQLKADNDSAIIETLQDTYERRLERIGQDLDDKQSEQFLLDEFTHLKDLDKETVQRFIKSTFSDTRKAKERFIGVTHLGTNEAFGEGTDAMRKAGSILIEKFSADGDKPLSRVVIKHGLVDADGNKLKDVEYTLPKWFEANKIYQHFNGKPINFDE is encoded by the coding sequence ATGCAAGAAATACAGGAATTTAACCAACAATTAGTTAAGCAACGACGTAGTTCTAGTATCCTTATAGGTATTTTACTAGCATCAGGTTTCATTGCATCAGTTCCGATGTTCTCAGATAGCATTAAACATGAGGAAACCTTGTATTGTAATGTTAAAAGCAGTTGCCGTCCATCCAAAATCAAGAGAGGAATATCATTTTTAGTTGATAGAGAACGCAGAAACCAACTATTTGATAATAATATTAATGTTGTCAAGATTCTGCCACCTGAAGATGATAAAGCAGTATCTTATGGACTAGCTGCTAGTTTGTTCCTGTTATCTGCTTATGGAGTGAGTAAAGCACTTACTGATAGTCAGGAGAAATCAATACATAGTCAATTTAAGTTGCTTAAAATCAAGGCACTGGAGACGGATATCATAGAACAAAATCACATTGATATATTTCAGTTTTCTAAGCAAGGTCAAGCCGAAGTTGCTAAACAGTCTATTGCTAGGGAAGTGCAAAAGGCAATTCAAAAAGAAAAGAGTGAGGGTGAATTACAGCTTGATTATTTTAACGGACAATTACAAGGTCAATTATCCCTAAAGGGTCATCAATTGCAGTTAAGTGAACTTGATAAAGAAACTGCTAAGAATAACCTTGAGACTTTGGAGACGCAAAGGAAGATTGACAAACTAAATAAACCAGTCCAGGACGCTAAAACTCCTACACCCAATGAGGAATTAAAGAATAGTTTGACTGAAGTTTTGAAGGGTCATGAGGACGGCTGGTTATGGACTGTGATTAAAGCAGCAAAACCACTGTGGATTATTGGAGAACAGGGAACAGGGAAAACTAACACATCTGTAGCGATCGCACTAATCAGAAAATATTGCTTAAATATCCCAGTTTATAGGATAGCTGACAGACATTTAAACGGTGCTAATAGTAAAGTTTGGAAGTTACTAGAGGCACAGCTTAAAGCTGATAATGATTCTGCCATTATTGAAACTTTACAGGATACCTACGAACGACGTTTAGAACGGATAGGACAAGATTTAGATGATAAACAATCGGAACAGTTCCTACTTGATGAATTTACTCACCTGAAGGATCTTGATAAAGAAACTGTACAACGGTTTATCAAATCCACATTTAGCGATACCAGAAAAGCTAAAGAAAGGTTTATTGGCGTTACCCACTTAGGAACTAATGAAGCCTTTGGAGAAGGTACAGACGCAATGAGAAAAGCTGGTAGTATATTGATTGAAAAGTTTTCAGCAGATGGGGATAAGCCATTATCTAGGGTAGTTATTAAACACGGTTTAGTTGATGCAGATGGTAATAAATTGAAGGACGTTGAGTATACATTACCTAAATGGTTTGAAGCTAATAAAATCTATCAGCATTTTAACGGCAAGCCAATTAATTTTGATGAGTAA
- a CDS encoding type II toxin-antitoxin system VapC family toxin: MVIDTMVFAYALLHVENKYEQALAALESVDQIVVPDSLFAELGNVIWQWIQFRQLPLQMGLDTMQDAEALVDVMISSSQIRDVALKLAVQENHSFYDTLFVAAAIQSDTQVLTYDSEALRRNRKLAAKFGDRVLLLE, translated from the coding sequence ATGGTAATTGATACGATGGTTTTCGCCTATGCCCTCTTGCACGTAGAGAATAAGTATGAACAGGCGCTCGCTGCTTTAGAAAGTGTAGATCAGATTGTGGTGCCTGATTCGTTGTTTGCCGAGTTGGGCAATGTAATTTGGCAATGGATACAATTTCGACAATTACCATTGCAAATGGGATTAGATACAATGCAAGATGCTGAAGCATTGGTTGATGTCATGATTTCCAGTTCTCAAATTCGAGATGTTGCTCTAAAACTAGCAGTCCAGGAAAATCATTCATTCTACGATACTTTATTCGTGGCAGCAGCAATTCAATCTGATACTCAGGTGTTGACTTATGATAGCGAAGCGCTCCGTAGGAATCGCAAACTGGCGGCTAAGTTTGGTGATAGGGTTCTATTACTGGAATAG
- a CDS encoding 3'-5' exonuclease, translating into MIEYSYWGGDNEPTENLKTTKQLAELGLKGIKPAGYIETRKYTIKLYDINDNNSVKPKKQPTLKQLEALKKARIESRKKAWIKRYGWIDQYRVDAVKRSRELLATPDSWVILDIETTGLYNCEVIKIAVIDGHKNILLNTRVKPTIPIEYEAYQVHGISDNDLIYAPSFNVIYPQLKAAIKDKLVLIYNEDFDRNAIAHCCKIRSLPLLQYQTSCMMHLYAGWYGCYSEYWNDFQWQKLPGGNHTALGDCLAVYGILEKMANDSDQPKYPDFEDAPKADDQGDDDIPF; encoded by the coding sequence ATGATTGAATATAGTTACTGGGGTGGAGATAACGAACCAACAGAAAACCTAAAAACTACAAAACAACTAGCAGAATTAGGTTTAAAAGGTATTAAACCAGCAGGTTATATAGAAACCAGAAAATATACAATTAAACTCTATGATATTAATGATAACAACTCGGTAAAACCTAAAAAACAACCCACTCTTAAACAACTAGAAGCACTTAAAAAAGCACGAATTGAAAGCAGAAAAAAGGCATGGATTAAACGTTATGGATGGATTGATCAGTACAGGGTAGATGCCGTAAAACGGTCTAGAGAGTTGTTAGCAACTCCTGATAGTTGGGTTATTCTGGATATAGAAACAACCGGACTTTACAACTGTGAAGTTATAAAGATAGCAGTTATAGATGGACACAAAAATATATTACTAAATACAAGGGTAAAACCTACAATTCCCATTGAATATGAAGCATATCAAGTACACGGAATTAGTGATAATGACTTGATTTATGCCCCTTCATTTAATGTGATTTATCCACAGTTGAAAGCAGCAATTAAAGATAAATTAGTTCTCATTTACAATGAAGATTTTGATAGGAACGCTATAGCACATTGCTGTAAAATTCGTTCCCTGCCACTATTGCAATATCAAACATCGTGCATGATGCACCTGTACGCTGGTTGGTATGGGTGCTATTCAGAATATTGGAATGATTTTCAATGGCAAAAATTACCCGGTGGCAATCATACAGCCTTGGGCGATTGTTTGGCAGTTTATGGGATTTTAGAAAAAATGGCTAATGATTCAGATCAGCCAAAATACCCAGACTTTGAGGATGCACCAAAAGCAGATGATCAGGGTGATGATGATATTCCGTTTTAA
- a CDS encoding recombinase family protein produces MLSTSNARWKLTLPTNSKTQHMARIKVNPLAIVIYCRVSTEEQGKSHLGLDAQLSACQRLSEYEGLEVIETFCEVISGKIDPMARPVFTTAIATAQQHGARLMVAKLDRLSRDVYHISSFINGYMVKNCPKLIIAENPNAGEFELNLRASLAQEERRLISERTKAALAVKRSQGCELGKVGRETVTESRRAATLQAFEIAQKLRADGKSLDAIAQHLNELGLTTSRGSVWTRQALHKRLKTV; encoded by the coding sequence ATGTTGTCAACTTCCAACGCCCGTTGGAAGTTGACACTTCCCACCAACAGCAAAACACAGCACATGGCACGTATTAAAGTCAATCCCTTAGCAATAGTTATTTACTGTCGAGTCAGCACTGAGGAACAGGGTAAAAGTCATCTCGGTTTGGATGCCCAATTAAGCGCGTGTCAACGATTATCTGAATATGAAGGGTTAGAAGTAATAGAAACTTTCTGTGAGGTGATCTCAGGTAAAATAGATCCAATGGCACGGCCTGTTTTTACGACAGCGATCGCTACTGCTCAACAACATGGTGCAAGGCTGATGGTTGCTAAGTTGGATCGACTGTCACGGGATGTCTATCATATTAGTAGCTTTATCAATGGCTACATGGTTAAGAATTGTCCAAAACTAATCATTGCTGAAAACCCTAACGCTGGTGAGTTCGAGCTAAACTTACGCGCTTCATTAGCACAGGAGGAAAGACGGCTGATATCAGAAAGAACTAAGGCAGCATTAGCTGTGAAACGTTCCCAAGGCTGTGAACTGGGTAAGGTAGGACGGGAAACTGTCACTGAATCTAGACGTGCTGCTACTCTTCAAGCTTTTGAAATTGCCCAAAAGCTACGGGCTGATGGTAAATCCTTGGATGCCATCGCACAACACCTTAATGAATTGGGCTTAACCACTAGCAGGGGGTCAGTATGGACTAGGCAGGCACTACACAAAAGGTTGAAAACCGTATAG
- a CDS encoding NYN domain-containing protein produces the protein MSKLHIFIDGTWLFKVCSPDAALASATDRPTYTFSIDWHKFDAAIKQHIEQQSGHNLDLGERVLATSIFTLPGNFDDWSNLFPAITSNRVNKTKRVVYAKDRFVQAALDAGYSDIAIFRPEIKDWIIPKLEDRSYQEKQVDTTVVALLVKSAITQPDDYHAVVTGDADMIPAIKTAYPEYTENILIVSTHPDELNALHRQSSFSYFDFKFDLEPFYLKQNADKIIAGNNTYKCVECSKVFTTNNKVPSNKQPRCSTHRA, from the coding sequence ATGAGTAAATTACACATCTTTATTGACGGTACTTGGCTTTTCAAAGTTTGTAGTCCTGATGCTGCCCTCGCGTCTGCAACAGACAGACCTACATATACGTTTTCTATAGACTGGCACAAGTTTGATGCAGCCATCAAACAACATATTGAGCAACAGTCAGGTCATAATCTTGATTTAGGAGAACGTGTTCTAGCTACTTCAATTTTCACTTTACCTGGTAATTTTGATGATTGGTCAAATCTATTCCCAGCAATAACCTCAAACAGGGTTAATAAAACAAAGCGCGTTGTCTATGCAAAAGATCGCTTTGTACAAGCGGCTTTAGATGCAGGATATTCAGACATAGCAATTTTTAGACCTGAAATAAAAGACTGGATTATTCCTAAGTTAGAAGATCGTTCTTATCAGGAAAAACAAGTAGATACTACTGTGGTTGCGCTACTTGTAAAGTCAGCTATCACTCAACCAGATGATTACCATGCGGTTGTCACTGGTGATGCTGATATGATTCCTGCTATTAAAACAGCGTATCCTGAATATACAGAAAATATTTTGATTGTTTCTACTCATCCTGACGAACTAAATGCACTTCATCGTCAGTCATCATTTTCATATTTTGATTTTAAATTTGATTTAGAACCTTTCTATTTGAAACAAAATGCAGATAAGATTATTGCTGGTAACAATACTTATAAATGCGTTGAATGTTCAAAAGTTTTCACCACTAATAATAAAGTGCCATCAAATAAACAGCCAAGATGCTCAACTCACAGAGCTTAA
- a CDS encoding site-2 protease family protein — protein MNSTIRVGNLFGIPFYIHPSWFLVLGLVTWSYSSGLAAQFPQLGGGLPLVLGLMTTLLLFGSVVAHELGHSFVAIRQGIDVKSITLFIFGGLASLEKESQTPGEAFWVAIAGPLVSFLLFATATTVGFATAASGPLAAILGLLASVNLTLALFNLIPGLPLDGGNILKAIVWKITGKSYKGVVVASRIGQIFGWLAIASGLIPLLLFGSFVNFWNLLIGFFLLQNAGNAAQFARVQEKLTGLTAADAVNNDSPIVKANLSLREFADQHLLNAQEYRRFLVTDEEGQLLGAISVDDLRTIPNTLWSETQVFQVMKPIEQSSTIQSDQPLLEVVRLLETQKLSALTVIRDNGFLVGILEKAAIINLLQKKVQTKFA, from the coding sequence ATGAATAGCACAATTCGGGTTGGCAACCTTTTTGGAATACCTTTTTATATACATCCGTCCTGGTTTTTAGTTCTAGGTTTGGTAACTTGGAGCTATAGCAGTGGACTAGCGGCACAATTTCCCCAATTAGGTGGGGGATTGCCTTTGGTACTAGGATTGATGACGACACTGTTGTTATTTGGCTCAGTTGTCGCCCATGAATTAGGACACAGCTTTGTCGCTATTCGCCAAGGAATTGATGTTAAATCAATTACACTGTTTATATTTGGTGGACTGGCCAGCTTAGAAAAAGAATCACAAACTCCGGGGGAAGCTTTTTGGGTAGCTATTGCCGGACCATTAGTTAGTTTCTTGCTATTCGCTACAGCAACAACAGTTGGTTTTGCAACTGCTGCATCTGGACCATTGGCAGCTATCCTGGGTCTACTAGCTTCTGTTAATTTGACATTAGCTCTGTTTAACCTCATTCCTGGCTTGCCCTTAGACGGAGGGAATATACTTAAAGCAATAGTTTGGAAAATTACTGGTAAATCCTATAAAGGAGTGGTTGTTGCCAGCCGAATTGGACAAATCTTTGGTTGGTTAGCGATCGCTTCTGGTTTAATTCCTTTACTATTGTTTGGCAGCTTTGTTAACTTCTGGAACTTGTTAATTGGCTTCTTCTTGCTGCAAAATGCTGGTAATGCTGCCCAATTTGCTAGAGTGCAAGAAAAACTCACAGGGTTAACAGCAGCGGACGCTGTAAACAACGATAGTCCCATTGTCAAAGCGAATTTGAGTTTAAGAGAGTTTGCTGATCAACATCTCTTAAATGCTCAGGAATACCGTCGTTTCTTGGTGACAGATGAGGAAGGACAATTGCTGGGAGCAATATCAGTTGATGACTTGCGAACCATCCCAAATACATTATGGTCAGAAACTCAAGTCTTCCAAGTAATGAAACCAATTGAGCAGTCTAGCACCATACAATCGGATCAACCATTGCTGGAAGTAGTACGGTTACTCGAAACACAAAAATTATCAGCACTGACTGTAATTCGTGATAATGGTTTTCTGGTTGGCATTTTAGAAAAAGCTGCAATTATCAACTTACTTCAGAAGAAAGTACAAACAAAATTTGCATAA
- a CDS encoding site-specific integrase, whose amino-acid sequence MKIDRHGKAKVLTQPEIQRLFTAGLTTARDRTLCAVMLYTGCRVNEAVTLKITDVYDKKGRIRTELILRKGNTKGQLATRTIPVLEDLKHFLEQYQPPTTSEGFLFPGRWGRGHLHSDSASIIFREGCQQVDIEGASTHSFRRTALTLMSNAGIPLRVIQEISGHRNLEQLQRYLEVESSQVRGAIASLSMLTPVADSHHTDDITITSIEVKTDG is encoded by the coding sequence GTGAAAATTGACCGCCACGGCAAAGCCAAAGTTCTTACCCAACCAGAAATCCAGCGATTATTCACAGCAGGATTAACCACTGCTAGAGATCGCACACTTTGTGCTGTCATGCTCTACACAGGTTGCCGTGTCAATGAAGCTGTTACCTTGAAAATTACCGATGTCTACGACAAAAAAGGCAGAATTCGGACAGAACTCATCCTCCGCAAAGGTAACACCAAAGGACAATTAGCTACCCGCACCATTCCCGTCCTAGAGGACTTGAAGCACTTCCTAGAACAGTATCAACCCCCAACTACCAGTGAGGGATTTCTATTCCCCGGACGCTGGGGACGGGGACATCTGCACTCGGACTCCGCCAGTATTATCTTTCGAGAAGGTTGTCAGCAAGTTGATATCGAAGGAGCAAGCACCCACAGCTTCCGCCGCACTGCCCTAACATTGATGAGCAATGCTGGTATCCCCCTGCGGGTAATTCAAGAAATTAGTGGCCACAGAAACCTAGAGCAATTGCAACGATATTTAGAGGTGGAATCGTCACAAGTTCGCGGGGCGATCGCCTCCTTGTCCATGCTCACCCCGGTTGCCGACTCCCATCATACAGATGACATAACTATCACCAGTATCGAGGTGAAAACTGATGGCTAG
- the parA gene encoding ParA family partition ATPase, with translation MATVIAVLNQKGGSGKTTIATNLAHALQRDGKKVLLVDSDPQGSTRDWNEANGGNIIPVVGLDRETLAKDLQAIAQGYDLIVIDGAPQIAKLSAAAVKAADLVIIPVQPSPYDIWACADLVDIIAARHEVTDGKPKAVFAISRAIKNTKLSTEISSALAEYNLPVLKAGTSQRVAYPTTAAEGLTVFNDPSSDAAKEIDAIKKEVLEVIYGA, from the coding sequence ATGGCAACAGTTATCGCCGTTCTCAATCAAAAGGGCGGTTCCGGGAAAACGACTATAGCTACTAATTTAGCTCATGCACTGCAACGGGACGGGAAGAAAGTTTTACTGGTAGATTCAGATCCTCAAGGTAGCACTAGAGACTGGAATGAAGCTAATGGCGGTAATATCATTCCGGTGGTGGGACTGGACAGGGAAACATTAGCTAAGGATTTACAGGCGATTGCTCAGGGCTATGATTTGATTGTCATTGACGGTGCGCCACAAATCGCTAAACTCAGTGCTGCTGCTGTTAAAGCTGCTGATCTAGTGATTATTCCGGTGCAACCCAGTCCCTATGATATTTGGGCTTGTGCTGACTTGGTTGATATCATCGCTGCCCGGCATGAGGTGACGGACGGTAAGCCTAAAGCTGTGTTTGCTATCAGTCGTGCTATCAAAAACACCAAACTGAGTACAGAAATTAGTAGTGCTTTAGCTGAATACAATTTGCCTGTACTCAAGGCTGGGACTAGCCAACGGGTAGCTTATCCGACTACGGCAGCAGAGGGTTTAACGGTGTTTAATGACCCTAGTAGTGATGCTGCTAAAGAAATTGATGCGATTAAGAAGGAAGTGCTGGAGGTGATTTATGGTGCTTAA
- a CDS encoding restriction endonuclease PLD domain-containing protein yields MKNLFDNENESFLKKLNELIKNSIQVDICVGYFKFSGWCLIVESLQDILYINNGTIRLLVGTGENNDINKTLFFDDFFHKDINLKKETQNLNKLVQFLQFGEQTKKLTVKLIPNTHSKIYIFTHENLENENSIFIGSSNLTRNGLTNTIRELNCYFTDKHICDEAKNWFEQKWNLDLSKDITSELWNSVYEKNLLKCDEYDEYYDVIEDELEKYYYEHYYDMN; encoded by the coding sequence ATGAAAAATTTATTTGATAATGAAAACGAATCTTTTTTAAAAAAACTAAATGAATTGATCAAAAATTCTATACAAGTTGATATTTGTGTTGGTTATTTTAAATTTAGTGGGTGGTGTTTAATTGTAGAATCTTTACAAGATATTTTATATATAAATAATGGTACTATTAGATTGTTAGTAGGAACAGGAGAAAATAATGATATTAATAAAACATTATTTTTTGATGATTTTTTCCACAAAGATATTAATCTAAAAAAAGAAACTCAAAATTTAAATAAATTAGTTCAGTTTCTACAATTTGGTGAACAGACAAAGAAGTTAACTGTTAAACTTATACCAAATACTCATTCTAAAATATATATTTTCACACATGAAAATCTTGAGAACGAAAATAGTATTTTTATAGGGAGTAGCAACCTTACAAGAAATGGGTTAACAAACACTATAAGAGAACTAAATTGTTATTTCACAGATAAACATATTTGCGACGAAGCAAAAAATTGGTTTGAACAAAAATGGAATCTTGATTTAAGCAAAGATATTACTTCAGAGTTATGGAATTCTGTATATGAAAAAAATCTTTTGAAATGTGATGAATATGATGAATATTATGATGTTATAGAAGATGAATTAGAAAAATACTACTATGAACATTATTATGATATGAACTAA